The genomic region tgaaattagttggtatgggtaaatacagtgatgcaagagcaaagtagtatgaaccatagctacagaacctgacctgagaacaattcttcttctgctttaagcattgacttggggttcggagtggtggtccttgtgctttgggcactgaagttgccttactaactgcttgtgtttgggtgctctatggtggagacggtgctgtgtcaatgggaactgggttactatttgctggggttggggttagaaggggtgtagctggttctctgtccaactgggtaggggtacaatctgcatgagtctgggttatgtgtggtggggctggtttttgggcaagtacaaccgtggttctatctccgtcgacaggtagcatgatcttttccgaagaccgtgtttttactcccatagatactgccatcaccccctccaattgaaatggctgataaacaagaaaagtaattgaacgtacatacattgtaagatagacaggtgcaatggatagtagggaagaaaacagggcatgaaataattcacatttatgttgtctaaccaaacagaatagcaggacataatttcacatatatgatggctaattaaacatgatagcatgacacaatttcacatgtatgatggctaactaaataggataggaTGACATACCtcgaaatatgatgactatgtaaacaggatgacatgatataaataTACGGTGTGTCTAtgaaagtggttggcatgccataaatcacaaacatgccgtcgatggaaacatgatggcatgatataattcacagatagaatgacataattcaaaatatgatgactatgtaaagtgtgaataggatgagatgatataactatattatgtctttagaaaatgggttggcatgccataattcagatacatgctgtctatgtaaacatcacggcatcatataattcaaatatatgatttctatactaaggaagtgagcagagggcaatcgcatatatgacgtgtcaactaaggagatggcactcaatatcgtgtatatgatgtaaaaaactaagcattgcaatacaacatatgcatgatatgagtaatataaccctgccaagtttgagcatacacctcagggggataataggactggtcatctgcctctgaatcctcctctgaagagctatctgtaaccagtaagctatctgcttcaccaggtagcattgtcttctctgaagaccttgttttcactccagatttctccaccaccaatgcaaatggctgatgcacaggaagagcagttgaatatacaatcattgtcgacaaaagtaatgaaaaatacaaaaaaaggatggcatgatataattcacatatatgacgcttgggtaaacaacatggcattgcataattcacatatataatgccttgcaacaagatagtattgcataattcacatatataatgttttgcaacaagatggcattgcataattcacatatatggtaagtagacactaaacaggtggcattcacacagagcatgtctaaactaagcaaatgacatagcaatgcaagataccatacacacgatatgagcaacataacccagccaagttagagcatacacctcgggggggataggactggtcatccgtctctgaatcctcctctgaggggctatctgtaactagcaagacatgtgcttcgtcagatagcattgtctgctctgaagaccttgtttccactctagatttttccatgaccgtgccgaatggctgatgcacaggaagagtaattgaatgtactaaaattgttgacaaatttaacacgtaataaaaaaagatgtcatgatataattcacatataagatgactggctaactagggtggcattgcaaaattcacatatatgatgcctggctaaacaagatggcattgcatgattcacatatacgataaagaaactaaacaaatggcattgacacaaagcatgtgtaAACatagcagatgacatctttgatgtatacagtaagcaatgcaaggcaccatatgcatgattttaccaacatcagcatgccaagttagagcaaagacctcatggggtaaatgggagtggtcttctgcttctgaatccccctcaaaacagttatcttcctcttgattatgatccgaaatgggtggaggggggctgcctttgtgcccaccatggagcgacgtctgcatgaaattttattgccacgcaaggctcatctcttttgctctaaaTGTTCAGTTCCATAGTGCaaaataactgacatgcataggaataaaacatagtgagattatgtcaggagtgcatgcacaaatccagagtgatggtagcaaactgtggatagacccaaaacaaatgatagcaggcatataatagctttagttaaaatatatagataatggctcctttaatgtttgtttgcagccaacatgaaactcatagtagacacccgagattaaccagagagtagacagatagtactgattgctgccccaatatgtaccccacaaccatttaaaaactcaagtttcagcataagtttggacctgagtcagagtctaataggtgaacatgacgataaagtagcatgtcatcatattaagcaatgcataatgtaagcaaacacggaagagtgcgacctctatTGCGGACCCgcgtagtcctcaaggtcatctgcccagttgatgatggtaatgcagttgtcatggctgccgatagcggggaagaagatctgaggcggcgaaagacagtctggagagcggatccctgctgtggtgaaccctttcatcgttggagcagctgagctagggtggaacatagcaccgcaggagcaggacaaaccacacaaggttttctttgacacatatctgtaacagaagtaattgtgtaagggcttgtttgaatttgaggattctaacaatgtagggataggaaatagacaggaataggataggaatgcacatgcaaaacagagaatttaaaaacacaggatttctgccaatctaggtgtttggttcacaagaattggaagatcacaggatgcaaagaagcatggtgagattaattcaaaccacaagaagtgtacaacctctttggcgaagccatgtcaatttcagcgtgattgggttggccggtgaggatgctctggctgacttggctatcggaagaggggaagaagatcttaggcatctggagatggagcccgaggtactgctccgctgtgatggagggtttcatcgttggagcagctcccgtGAGTTGTACTACGCCGAGGCTGacgcaggacaagagagacaacgttaacctgagtggaattctaatagcatctccaatagatgacgtaaaatacataaccacaaagtgctagatgtatacatcagccgctcatctctgaacttaactatcgaaactgaatttaactatcgaaactgaacttaactatcgaaactgaattttgctgtcaaaactgaattttactgtcgaaaatGAACACACcagaggtgaggctacatgtcagtcgactaactttttcatctctggtcagttgattttgcagccgtcggatacgaaatcaaggtcctgcagttcatcttcaacctccaccccctgagctgccagccagcaccggccaaacagccgcccccgcccgccccgaaaacactccccaccgccgatccgccgccaccccggccattcctgtagcccccccccccgtgtcgagcttttgctccggcgatccccacgcgacggccccaccaccgccggcgaccactgcccccaccctgaaccctaagatagatagtggcgtacctctccggcgagcccccctccccgctgcggctggttcttccttaactccggtgagccccctaccccctgaaaatcgattgacccaaaagtcaattcagtcaactgaagtgtagctaaatcggagtagcatcacaagaaagagcaagagcgagagcagcagcgtgagcaagagaaGACCAGGTAGGGGACCCAGAGCAAGAGTATTGCAGCAGCgggagcgagagctaaagcagcaacaactcctactgatgtgtacgtcgccgccgagggagcgacgccatggaggaagtggccggcgatgccgccgtggatggagccgtgccgtgtcaATTCGAGACCGAGCGCCagcagcatcgtgagatcgaatcaagaagaaaatgtggcgattagtgtacaacctctttggtggcgtcgattaggccgcagcttcatccgaggaaacggtgatgatcatgctcttctggtggtgcaggtgaagacaacagtgtgggaatggaggtggcgcgaaagacgaggggaatatcggggcagctccttggaggtggaggacggggtggctgaactggccggACGACCAAATCAATGATAGATcgtcatccggtacggtggatgagggacgtcgaggtgttgctgtggatgatgtcgtcagggaagaggctccagctaggtggcagacagaggagggtgtggggcttcgcgggttttgccggcctcggtgtacgaatgggtgggtggatgggatgggagtgggggaaccatggcttagggatgcgcttgtccgaaatgtgcggtaagttacgaaagtacccccactgatttgaggcggttctttcggttcaggggtatcacgggcatttcgtgtgtcgggatttcacagggggtgggagttttcgcgtgtgttgtaattttggaatagcaaggcgcgggttgagatggagggagttgttggagcacaacgagacagagatttatcttaaatatttcggggtaacaaggcgcgggttgaagaggcaggagtaTCGCAGCAtaatagacagagacgctagcttgaaatttcagcataacaaggcgcggcttgaaattttgggagaacaagcttaacgtgtatccaaaagaaaaaagacaatttagactagtatgatatactgcATACAATGtttttaacacgcacaacacacacagacaccatttagactagtaaggtagaCGTGCAttacacgcatgagatttggcaaccaaattatgaataaataccacattatagcatgtaagctttgagtcatatatgcatggtgtatatgttcatttagttcttatagttcatttcattcaaaatcatcttctttttataagaaagctaatatattttaagattcatgaaattgtgcgttgtaaggcataaagtaaaaacaaatcatgtaggaaaacatttgggcaattctgatacggaagattctagaacaaagaagaagtgcttgtgttttgaggtttgtgcattatgcttaagttcaaccatagagtcttctagattgtacatgtggcaaaatctggtggaatctagatgatatccaacggctagtagtgctcaaattttccagctctacaccatcggattggcctcatccaacgaccatctttcaaagttaaagttatccgcacactatattaaaaatgtaaaataatatatatatatatatatatatccctaagaataaagcacggattgagtctccgggttcaccgtcgcgcTAGTTTTTCAAAAAAGCCCCTACTGTTTTCtgtattcaacccgcagtccctaCATAAGTGGATCTGCAAAAACGTTTCGATTTTGCAAACTAACCCCTGCATTTTGCGCTCCTTTCTTCATCTTATCCACCGGCTGGAAGGGGCGCACGCTCACCGACTGCACCCCGCCGCGGGGACGCCGCGGCCGCCATTGCAACCTTCGACGCGGCTGTCTCCGGCCCGGACGCGGTGCCCGACCTCCACCTCGCCGCACACCAGTACAATCAGCTCCTCCACTTGTTGGTCTCCGTGGACGGCACCGTCTTCCCCTTCACCCGGCCGTCGCCACGCGGCGCGTGTTCGCCAGCATGCTGGAGGCCAGGGCGCCCCCGTCCGAGGCCACCATCACCTCGCTCACCTGCATCGTCGTTGCAGACGCGGAGGGCGCCTACGAAGCCTTCAGGCTCGTCTCCTCCATGCGGCAGAAGTACAGGCTCGTGCCACGCCTCGGGTCCTACAGCATCGTGCTTGCCGCGTTCCAGCGCGCCAGAGAGGCTGGCAAGGCCTACGCGGTCGAGGCCCACATGGCGGCCTCCGCTGCATCGCGGGAAGAGCTCGAGCTCGCCGCGCTCCTTGAGGTTAGCGTGAAGGCCAAGGACGCAGACAAGGTGTTTGAGTATATGCACAAGCTGCGGTGAGCTATCGGCTGTGTGACAAAGGAGATCGCCAAGGGGGAGGGGTGGTTCTGGAGCTGGTAAGGCTGGTGACCCTCGACCTCTGCATGACGCTGGCCCTATCCCACGCCTCTGGAGGCCCTCGCAGCCGCTGGGAGCTGGGGGGCGTTCCTCCACAAAACCTTGATCTGGAGCTTCGACAACGCAGGCCTCCATGTTGggccgaggaggagaagaaggggaagaagggggGCACGTCGGGGGTGCTGGTCGAGCGTGCCATCGAGGACGTTGATGACGGCAGCATGGGCGAGGCCGGGGAGGAGATCATGGTTGATGCTTTACCGCCTGGATTTGTTGACCTGGAACAAGAGGGTAAGGTGGATGTGAGAACGGAAGCGCACGCCGTGGTGCAGGATGTCGTGGTGTCCGAAGCACCTGAGGTGCCGGAACCAGAGGTGAAGAGTGAGGAGGTGGTGGTCCGGGACACAACCAAGGTGCATCCTGTGCATCAACCAGAGACGAAGGCCGATGAGGTGCAGGTCAGGGATACGGACAAGGCTGTTCTGGTGCAGGAAATGGAAGCAAAGGGTGAGGTGTCACGGTTTCGTGAGGCAGCTGGTGCACAGACTACAGAGGTACATAACATTTCTTCTTGTTTACCATCCATCCCCAACATTTTGAAGCTATGATGTCTCATTAGGCGGGCTACTTTTGTTGCTGGTGGTACGGGGGCAGGCAGTGGCGGTGGCTGCTGCTTAGATGTCTTTGCTGGTTCAGAGAGATAGATGGAGGTGAGTTTGTTCTGTGCTTATGATCGTGTTTGATAATGCCTGTTCAATGAGAGTGCCATTCAGTCAATTGTTTGTATGAATTCTGTAAAAGTTGTGTTACTATGAGTGAACAAAATCTTGCATGCTGCACCTTTGAGTTTGAGATGCAGATTTGTATTCCTTGTAAATAACTTAACTCTGACATCTTTATTTAAAAAATTGGATGCAactggggaacttgtatcatttgtTAGGTATAAATGGCAGGAGCACAACCTATCCAGTAAATACAAACTATCCGCATCTCATGTTCAAAAGGACATCTTAAAGGCTTTGTCTTTCTAGCGTTGTCTGCTCACAATTCACCACCCTTCTTAATGAATTGGTATGCTCTTGGTATTAGCATTTAACATATTCAGTACAAACATGTCTTGAATTGTTTTTGTTGGATTAAATATAGCAGCACTTGTGCTTTTATCATTCTGTCTTAAATTATTCACACTGCTGGAACCACATGTGTAAAACTGGAAACATATTTTACCGAGTTAAGAGAAAATGATGCCAGGAGGCGTCATCAGCAGCGGTGGCTCGGAGCACAGGCGAGGGTGTTTTAGAGACACATTAGTATTTTTTGATAGAGACTACTGGTAGTTAGACTGATTTCACCGTCGAGGCGATCCTTACACATTCATCAATATTTAATAACAACAGTGAATTTATCTCTATATATCTGCCTTCTTACCTTTTGGGGGCTTAAACTTGCTCTGTATGATATTATAGGGCTTGAATGAACCGCAGATTTCGTAAATCAGTAGTGTTGCTATGATTTTTCACTGCCACATGTTTTAACTTAATTATTGGAATCGGGAGCCCTCTCGAATTACTTATGCCTCTGGTGATTTGAGAGCTAATATTCTGTTTCTCCAAATACCAGTATGATGATTGCATTAAGGATTGTGATACGGTTGTTGAGAGGGGAAGGGAACTTCATGCTAACTGTGCTGACTTCAAGATGGTCTCAAGGGCACTAGCAAGGAAAGCAACTGCTCTTGTCAATCTTGCCAAGTCTTCCAAAGACTACGATGTTGCTGTTGATTCCAGAACGCTATAACTGAGCATCAAACCTAGGTACCCTGAAAAGACTAAACGATGCTAAACGAGCAAAGAAGGAGCTCAAGCAGCAAGAGTATTATGATCCATAAAAAGCTGATGAGGAGCGAGAGAAAGGTAAGCTGTGTGAATTATACTATTAACACTACTTTTTTGCCCCTAATAGTCTGGGGCAGTTAATGATGAGGTTCTGTGTTTAATGAGTTCCCTAAGCAGCAAAAATACCCAGAAGCAGTGAAGCATTACACTAAAGCGCTCAGGAGAAACCTGAAGGATCCAAAGTTAATGATGAAGGTAGTTCTTTGTTTAATGAATCACTCGAATATGCCCGTTGTAAATATTAGTAAATAATTAACGCATAATTATCGGTACCTGTCTTGAGGAATTTAGTATGGCAACTTGATAATATCTGTTCATTTTCCTAGGATGCAGCTGAGAGATACCTTTCTTAAACATACCAAATCTCATACAGAGCACAGCATGGTCCTATAATTCGATAACAACATTACTTGTTTTTCCCTGCTGCCGAATATGTTGTCATGTGTTGTAAACTTTCAACAAGTGCAGTGAGCAGTCTTAGAAGATCAGTGGACATGTAGTCTTAGTTCTGACATCCAAATTTCATCATACAAAAAGAAATACTCAGTGTAACCATATTTCTGACGTTTGCAAAAAATagttaaaaaaatattgcataATGGCACATGGAGCAGGTTATATTTCATTTTTTGcctggtgcaacgcacgggcatttgtactagtatatatatataggggtatagatatagatatgtgatgcgaaagccacccatcatctctaattagaatagtgtgtccatgcacggatgcaatgtggccaaacgatttctgccatcgatatctcaaattcaaaccagtctaaccttgttcaatgtgtatacattacaacatgctcatttccaaaccacaccgcgcagatctccattatattgatgcatgcatgggtttcaaacatcatgatctcttattcaaatatttgaattcaactttacattgattatgacctcacctagtcttttacacccacacattggtcttctctttataattgtaccactaactatctctcgtgcatgcatgcacacacactaccagtcggcattatccatcgcacacatgcaatctttttcttcaggtaggtctcccatgaaggcacacacgcacacacatccccctcttcatcatatcgggcattctttatctctcacgcgcatgcgcaacgattgatgttcctatatgtgtgtgtgtatatagctaggcgtttcatagttttccacataaagcgatcaatctatatatcgagtgaggtctcaccctctttcccatgtccacatcgatcaatctatacctctctatataggattacatatatagctaatacacccacattaattatatatacaATGCCCCTCTCATCATCCATCCCTTCCGCTTCATCTCTGAGACGCGCACACAATGGCAAAgataggggcagcaagggccctgcccccctaacatcactatatatcaaggctaatatgaatgtgatcattagacaattgctggtaaaaatggtttaagtggatgaattggccctcctcgtaaaggattagcaatgcttgcccccctagctcatgggacattattcatggctccgccactgcacgcaacagcgcatgttctcgccccctctctctaaatatcgatctcgcagttgttcACTCCTTCATaatctccctccacttggcccatcGCACCATCTtgtagccccccaccggattttgccacatgtacaatctaccagactccatgcttgaacttaagcatcatgcacaaatctcaaaacaacagtggttctcctttgttctagaatcttccgtatcataactgcccaaactttttttatagttgaattgccattatttgttttttactttatgctttacaatgcacaattccatgaatcataaaatagattaagggcttctttgattcaaaggattctcgaaggaattttggaggattctaatccttaggaatttttccaatcttggttgtttgatttgtcGGATTGtgaaccataggaatttttccatatgactcatttgcactagatttcataggaaacatcccatcaaCTCAAACCTcgttgaaagaattctgcgttttttctatgcacaatcaaacactcgtaccatcctataggattcaagacgacattccactctaatccaatgttcttcctattcccacgttttggaaatcctacgaatcaaagaggctctaggttttttataaaaactaattgattttgaatgagatgaactataagaattaaacaaaggtctacatcaggcatatatgactcagagcttacatgctacagtgtggtatttattcgtaatttggttgaaaaatctgacgcatgcaatgcacgtgtaccttactaatacttcgagtatgtgcaaaacacaatggcacgctacacagtgtctctcttatagttcatgaagccacgtggcacgtgtggaggcattgtcgcgacatccttgtgtggattgatcacagtgacgtgctgctggttccagaagaatgtactcgtcctgcTCGAGCCGCACtggtggtacatgcacgaagcgaagatgtgcacgcacgccacgcacgcactcattccctcgcacacacacgcgggtacacgggtggacgcaattttgtaccaaggtccaacccatgtgataatttgacgcgtgtaaagtccttcacttcattgatggtcaattagtacagtgcatgcaaattgtgtggatgtgagggcggaagaaagacatgcGCGTAGTACTGCAcgcatgtgagtagttaaatcatgggttgctagtagtacttccattggtctccttcgtattttgtgccaatttttgatagtaacataatatttacgcatctgagcagtgtagtctacttgaaatttatgttccactaaactcatcgggagccgtttcgggcctcgaaacaaaaaaccatcaattaatctttaccttgttgcCATCACATtcaaaagtactagtgctacaattaagtgcaagcctgctcacacctaccagtatgtaccaaacctgaacatgttcccactatgcaggttttagtactagtggtagtacttaggttataaaaaggggaactacctaactgaaaattactctacattcctcctcataagtcctccttcttcgtccgtccttgccatggccggtgtgcagagctctaggtcgagaactactcgtaacaagggagtggaAACCAAGGCcgtggaaaaaaagagagggctcgccaccacgcagataccttgaaagatctctcacgggcaggcgatggctccaaggagcgccctagacgcggaggcgaacatgcggcGTTGGAGTCGTTATGcctcgacggcatgcccggtcagctcaataagcacctcaataaccagaaggagttcatccacggcttggtggagctgctaaaggagagcctcgatgacatgcccatTGAGCTAAATGAGCAAGGGGAGTTGACCGTCGGCTTGgtgatgttgctgaagaagagcattgtctcggagaagaaggcgatcggcaaaatcctgcaacttcaggaggacaaggcgaagctctgccacgagctcgacctgctgaaggaggagaacgccggctggaagaagctgcatgagaatagtagttcctcgatgaagatgttgcaggccgtCGTCAtagaacagaaggaggagttggcaaagctccgcatcgagcacccgactgctgtcaaggtacataatgcggccgtggaacagatgatgaaggctcgcgtcgagaaatcccgcgtcatggacacaatgatgaagattgtggaggagacgcgcaaggagatggaggtcgtggaggcgatgaagaagcagttacgactccgtggccagcaacccttcatgtagcaAGAGCAGTACCCCAGACTTGTgcgtgcgtcttccttcttttttgggggtgataatcctccttcttattttgctcctgtgtttcttattttgcttcaggtGTTTGGCTGCACGTGTCACCTTCTCCGCAAGggatgaatagaacaatgctaaaaatgagatgactagcaaattagatcattctttatcaccaatagaacaatgcctctttctagtaatatataataagagtagagagtagaggatatggcactaggcggccgtgtttcatgctcctccgtcgtactccagtggaaaacttgtgtataccgcatggttctttgctcctcctcaggtcgtcggcacatttatacgagcagtcaaatcacaaggccccgccttccagcagtaatgagccatcaaatcacaaaggcccttgcctctcATGGAAAGGACGAAGCTAGactaccccgccctctagccttttaaaaaatctacatatttgtacagtagtagtatcgatggattgcgccgtggagcaaaacta from Triticum aestivum cultivar Chinese Spring chromosome 4A, IWGSC CS RefSeq v2.1, whole genome shotgun sequence harbors:
- the LOC123083727 gene encoding uncharacterized protein; its protein translation is MTLALSHASGGPRSRWELGGVPPQNLDLELRQRRPPCWAEEEKKGKKGGTSGVLVERAIEDVDDGSMGEAGEEIMVDALPPGFVDLEQEGKVDVRTEAHAVVQDVVVSEAPEVPEPEVKSEEVVVRDTTKVHPVHQPETKADEVQVRDTDKAVLVQEMEAKGEVSRFREAAGAQTTEVHNISSCLPSIPNILKL